One window of the Bombus huntii isolate Logan2020A chromosome 18, iyBomHunt1.1, whole genome shotgun sequence genome contains the following:
- the LOC126875558 gene encoding uncharacterized protein LOC126875558 translates to MSNQLDEYEQFGRQEECDLLFLQKHLDQYGTEFYAIQLELEELTEEENARGTDMSDQYLNIRLRINHLLKGANSLKLNQRKCSVPIGTLNTLPTTSKRYITATITPIDGTYERTVTFLIIPTISTWVPYQPVDRSTIQIPRNLQLADPRFHRSASIEILLSAGPTLVSLCVGQLDISQSNGPDLRLQKTRFGWVIGVSPTSQSSSYAFHASTAALQADLARFWEIDEGPPAAHISEAERQCEEHFRNHVQRTNEGRYIVALPFNETTPSLGCSKSMAMKRLTFLCRRIQRDKRFEVDYHAVIQEYLELGHMTKITTDHCTDDGYFLPHHGVIKESSQTTKHRVVFDGSAPTTAGVSLNNVFHTRPKLQDDAFFILLGFRSHQYGITGDVEKMYRQFLVRPEDRKFQQILWRNSDEDVDNYQLNTVTFGLSAAPYLAIRCLKQLADAEGLRYPRAAMVLQRDFYVDDVLTGVDTKVEARSLRREITELLKLAGLNILKWVSNDRELLRGLSEQDINDKLLLGESQTFKTLGVNNQLRNRQDLQPSWITGTSDRSSYDAAPTILDIKNRLARISQGDLHTEWSKYYAQLPLLNNVKFPRKTIIKTAAEIELHGFCDASERAYGACVYLRTITPDGHVWTQLLTAKSKVAPLKSQTIPRLELSGALLLTSLATTVLQALPSSIPRTVYWTDSTIVLHWINTSPHTLKTFVANRVAEIQQKTHTSDWRQIPITDNPADLIFCGQSPEDYLRPTSTEV, encoded by the exons ATGTCAAATCAACTGGACGAATACGAACAATTCGGTCGTCAGGAAGAGTGCGATTTATTATTCCTCCAGAAACATCTGGACCAATATGGGACTGAGTTCTACGCCATCCAACTCGAGTTAGAAGAATTAACCGAGGAGGAAAACGCACGCGGTACCGACATGTCGGaccaatatttaaatatacgatTACGGATAAACCACCTATTAAAAGGCGCCAATTCATTAAAACTCAACCAACGGAAATGTTCGGTCCCAATCGGAACGCTCAACACGTTGCCGACGACCTCGAAACGCTACATCACGGCCACGATCACCCCCATTGACGGCACATACGAACGCACGGTGACGTTCCTAATCATACCGACAATATCGACTTGGGTCCCATATCAACCCGTAGATCGCTCAACGATACAAATACCTAGGAATCTCCAACTAGCCGATCCAAGATTCCATAGATCTGCTTCGATTGAAATCTTATTGAGCGCCGGACCAACACTAGTATCACTCTGTGTCGGCCAACTGGATATCAGTCAATCAAACGGGCCCGACTTGCGTCTGCAAAAAACGCGATTTGGATGGGTCATCGGGGTGAGCCCAACCTCGCAATCATCATCATACGCATTTCACGCCTCCACGGCGGCTTTACAGGCGGACCTCGCCCGTTTTTGGGAAATCGACGAAGGACCGCCCGCTGCACACATTTCGGAAGCGGAACGACAATGCGAGGAGCACTTTCGAAATCACGTTCAACGCACCAACGAAGGACGATACATTGTCGCTCTCCCATTTAACGAAACAACTCCTTCGCTTGGATGCTCTAAATCCATGGCGATGAAGCGACTCACATTCCTCTGCCGTCGAATCCAACGAGACAAACGATTCGAAGTTGACTATCACGCCGTAATACAAGAATACTTGGAATTAGGACACATGACGAAGATTACCACGGACCACTGCACGGACGACGGATATTTTCTGCCACATCACGGCGTGATCAAAGAGTCCAGCCAAACTACAAAACACAGAGTTGTGTTTGACGGATCTGCACCAACCACCGCCGGAGTTTCATTAAACAACGTATTTCATACGAGACCGAAACTACAAGATGACgcatttttcattcttctagGATTTCGTTCTCATCAATACGGCATTACAGGCGATGttgaaaaaatgtatcgaCAATTTCTTGTGCgcccagaggatcggaaattcCAACAAATTTTGTGGCGCAACTCTGATGAAGATGTTGACAACTATCAACTTAACACAGTGACATTCGGGCTGTCAGCGGCCCCTTATCTAGCCATTCGGTGCCTCAAACAACTGGCGGACGCCGAGGGACTTCGGTACCCACGAGCGGCGATGGTCTTACAGCGAGACTTCTACGTCGACGATGTTCTTACAGGAGTTGATACAAAGGTCGAGGCACGATCATTGAGAAGGGAGATCACAGAATTGCTTAAACTAGCCGGCTTAAACATTCTAAAATGGGTATCGAACGACCGGGAACTGCTACGAGGACTTTCCGAGCAGGACATAAACGATAAGCTGTTACTAGGCGAATCGCAAACCTTCAAAACTCTGGGTGTT AACAATCAGCTCCGAAATCGCCAAGATCTACAACCCTCTTGGATTACTGGCACCAGTGATCGTTCGAGCTACGATGCTGCTCCAACGATTTTGGacattaaaaatagattggcACGAATATCACAAGGTGACTTACATACAGAATGGAGCAAATACTATGCACAGCTACCATTGCTAAATAACGTAAAGTTTCCACGTAAAACTATAATCAAGACTGCAGCGGAAATTGAGTTACACGGGTTCTGTGATGCCAGCGAAAGGGCGTATGGGGCATGCGTTTATCTTCGCACCATCACTCCGGATGGTCATGTCTGGACACAACTCCTCACTGCAAAGTCAAAGGTGGCTCCGCTCAAATCACAAACCATTCCAAGGCTGGAACTGAGTGGAGCACTTCTTCTCACATCATTGGCCACTACAGTCCTTCAAGCCTTACCAAGCAGCATTCCTCGGACCGTTTATTGGACTGATTCTACAATCGTTCTTCATTGGATTAATACATCACCCCATACGCTGAAAACCTTTGTCGCTAATCGTGTGGCAGAAATTCAACAGAAGACTCACACCTCAGATTGGCGTCAGATTCCCATTACCGATAACCCTGCAGATCTCATATTTTGTGGCCAATCACCCGAAGACTACCTGCGACCAACCAGCACCGAAGTCTGA